A genomic window from Antedon mediterranea chromosome 4, ecAntMedi1.1, whole genome shotgun sequence includes:
- the LOC140046353 gene encoding uncharacterized protein: MSNKNDEVISASLKFEVNANDDTGVTGIHKALEDDAVGANMDNIGCDVEFQTTNDKSEKTMDFTPPKMSGKKKSVNFIQPVNENTSKSSKKKGKKKSKGKSKKSASEKAKKNDDALNKISETAQVSVFNDEARIAEINLEIDRPTCSKEVDNVMSKEATTCQVDAPDEITIEDKMDGSYTHNLNFMQEENTEVMEEVETKIILPSSDKEHVRDINTAQLLEELSKTINSFSELQEENPNNSKIEITSQAIEEVVSIERIEQNTFDIQQFEDSEICTTKERNVESPGKSVHFELDMENDMNNSDILNKEETEINTNLANDDLACDNLPVIEDNHNIENNDAEIKGECKISDASSSPSSSSDDEHKEVTTKKMKKRKRRIFNFHFPKFGNKKKKNSKVTVELMESDSVPTTLIECPGASNEIVNGEGDSEITIQSSVKEDGRSDECKGSSEVDLKTDNTSATGGKFNIPTFEGCLEISNSENVELNLSDNSKQEDFKLNDKPDDSGESISKEQITQLELQEDVETTGRKTIDLQMDLGQPLDTTATGQSDVNEGKEETKNEDISANVGIHMSGLVVEETDNIENNSSFEKDSTKFEDANVWVNMNLDMDTNKSDAEKLLESGGVSQPTTNFKTDNTCQSERNISLNIGNKVDIGNQGEDDLYPMELEVQNCAGVDISKDIALKSNKYDSKIEEESNLGSVGIDVGVTRNNDMDQFVLENGQKIDIVNDAQTSCITQEIGVDAGFEGEATEGVPIEDKNLEIQWTGKDIASSSTSSDDEVLKLSKGKKRKKKKTKKKTKKNKGIFGSGFARQISGGKKEKPDLESLAISPDIEGDNECIAWQEIPKKAQVILGTDRIEAAENIKPVKKEDHKVLDLGTTMEADSKESNTENKIVHIKFARAVSNCSDHKPVTFDDNNGDKTANKSEDLRIDVDKEDLQTSEGIESENKHRNKKKKGFFSGFHMPGFGSKHKKGSIDMEESIDNCNIAIDINIQDTNKGIVLNNDKGNSETFIKSVSILDDDKEFSEDRYRPAVDDVDCEISSKSSEEDKHVFDMNLKERNNRKIWNMKDTAISDSSSENIDAETEVSPEISFNVPGIERKDVDCNIGVETPQHLDCDLNTTSINVDPKFTVVKDSNFEGNGEIRDLDKDVDESCLIENESNLDILTISDNCEINNQGEKNRFSGFNIHIPHFGGRKNNEIELSQHDGIDVDIMHPELNDSVCPEESEIDAIAQATDVNLKEEIDVKNHSTSELKGDVSGDFPIDISTTESSDLKEDGVQLSSKHEKKKKGLFAKGIQFPKFGGKKHRNKMIEIEESKVDTDIPQSNQINDTTSSIEKEIKDADAEVQISVISTSLNVDVELNEDNFEEFETPEFGTDFQQKELECIPEEGIMENDNVSKSRSSSSDDITDHNDDNNAKNKKKGFFSGINIHLPSFSWKRNKGVVDCDLTPIPGVSDQVQSGVGLSEEKPGIEGTIEIQKDTSIEADIDADIDIEVLKTDIDPGVLHLEDRDVLALDTIEENPDIEDLSLKATIDEGITINSDVEIGAGYDDGNGNKEKEIKKSKPHKKKGLLGGIHIPRIGDKKKKDNLIDDLTTCSPDVDIKAEHDKRIDTNNLVVSELPESNLDREELQVCMPDVDARVQSQKLRTNAVVETNNEVECQLPEVLDYPTEDAEIKIDVDENEIKLHPQLHININMDNKGENIDIPTQNLEMENVPKHETENINVTVPDIGNVLLNKESSSIVSEGETPELHTSAEINIDQPETKEISNYNINLGIETDLEDATKLDTCRPTLQDIQDSEVNVDNPILFENEVDANIKLSEPTTKNGVDSYDLGESQPLSVNLKTDIDEIVKTKLESDIQIVKQPSTEKLQTEYYIQQSEKSATLPQTKLDFKPRVSRGISIEGSVKMRLRKGSSEPELSSPKLKKKKKRFTLPSFNFPNLWNRKNKTNKINMDTENLRRPKSMEVLPSSTNGVDEDFKIEPRPLSLSLPISIEEEDSTLLPSSSVDIEPARSLPDISVDKSLQVKNLESEIDGGQLDEVINSKPKKKIKMPSLNFKLSKSKKEKVYKEKIVIDLKDELDGVDMQKPIISDVKLKGEADTSDPDLSLNASGLELPSDRENISTSVEDVVDTIELRPQIEGQERNNLDMIKIDTAEHKQVDVIIKDSHEPLKLNISSTGGGITDINKDLPSPAFTASDSGLSSGVGEGEVSLPGFGCPEEFSVNAGISAEVDPSADVSAMETSCSSQADEDIKSSSSSHSLVEKNKRKGFRLPKISFSGKRKSKTLPAVVSPSGTVKAHNYSLSSDDSVSKLSKGKKRKDLKDESIFDDTDEHLKLSGDVSFNLEDGPSTSTPLKSVHRNNSNACDPENAPELPEDPSILPIQFTTTYKVVIAIDFGSTFSGYAYCFPTNPEEIFVMRKWQGGDPGVWNTKMPSTLLLTPEGEFHSFGFVARDFYHDMEHKEAQKWLYFDNFKMPLHTNQNLDLDTEIEAGNGIHVPAIKLFELALAFFKDRALKDVSDRSDHHVDQQDIRWVLTVPAIWKQQAKQFIRKATYLAGIGSPSNPDQLTIALEPEAASIYIRQLKKTEFVPDKSKRKSIIEVENMNASLYTVPENLTKGCRYIVVDCGGGTVDITVHQIEDHNGLVEVHRASGGTFGSISVDRQFQKLLVEICGQDFIDEFKVKRPAGWVDLMIAFEARKRNIQPWKSNPLNVSLPFSFIDYYKKFTKTSTVENALKDYNSEDVKWSPQGMIRFSLEGMQSLFQPSINNITECIEQVLNEPNIGNISHLFIVGGFAESPFVKNTIRNQFQDRLQVIIPPDVTMAVLKGAVMYGMDPTVIRVRKSKLTYGVGVLNKFDSQKHPQKKKVVKDNVEWCLDVFDKLVEVDQAVQTGEKVCRSYTPAKPDQKEILISIYCSEKKNVKFITDAGVKKFGTLKIDLSMIEQLNDLQRREIRLTMQYGDTEIKVSALDVLTGHCVKVNIDFEENVN; the protein is encoded by the exons ATGTCGAACAAAAATGATGAAGTAATCTCTGCCTCGCTTAAATTTGAAGTAAACGCCAATGATGACACGGGTGTGACAGGAATCCACAAAGCACTTGAGGATGATGCAGTTGGAGCTAACATGGATAATATTGGTTGTGATGTAGAATTTCAAACAACTAATGATAAATCTGAGAAAACTATGGATTTCACTCCACCAAAAATGAGTGGAAAGAAGAAATCTGTAAATTTTATTCAACCTGTGAATGAAAATACTTCAAAGTCAAGCAagaaaaaagggaaaaaaaagtCAAAGGGGAAAAGTAAGAAGTCTGCTTCTGAAAAAGCTAAGAAAAATGATGATGCTTTGAATAAAATTAGTGAAACAGCTCAAGTCAGTGTTTTTAATGATGAAGCTCGAATAGCAGAAATTAACCTTGAAATTGATAGGCCTACATGCAGTAAAGAAG tgGATAATGTGATGTCAAAAGAAGCGACTACATGCCAAGTTGATGCGCCAGATGAAATTACGATTGAAGATAAAATGGATGGATCGTATACACACAATTTAAACTTTATGCAAGAAGAAAATACTGAAGTGATGGAAGAAGTTGAAACTAAAATAATTCTACCTTCTAGTGACAAAGAACATGTCCGGGACATCAACACAGCACAACTTCTAGAAGAATtatcaaaaacaattaattcattttcagAATTACAAGAAGAAAATCCAAATAACAGCAAGATAGAAATCACATCACAAGCAATAGAAGAAGTAGTTAGCATTGAAAGAATTGAACAAAACACTTTTGATATTCAACAATTTGAGGACTCTGAAATATGTACCACAAAAGAAAGAAATGTTGAATCGCCTGGAAAATCAGTCCATTTTGAACTTGATATGGAAAATGACATGAACAATTCAGATATTTTAAATAAGGAGGAGacagaaataaatacaaatttagcaAATGACGACTTAGCATGTGACAACTTACCAGTAATAGAAGACAACCACAATATAGAAAATAATGATGCAGAGATTAAAGGAGAGTGTAAGATCTCTGATGCATCATCGTCGCCTAGTTCAAGCTCAGACGATGAACATAAAGAAGTTACAactaagaaaatgaaaaaacGAAAACGGAGAATCTTCAATTTTCACTTTCCTAAATTtggaaataaaaagaaaaagaacagTAAAGTTACAGTTGAATTAATGGAATCTGATTCAGTACCAACAACATTGATTGAATGTCCAGGAGCTTCAAACGAAATAGTAAATGGTGAAGGTGATTCAGAGATAACCATACAGTCTTCTGTAAAAGAAGATGGCCGATCAGATGAATGTAAAGGTTCGTCAGAAGTGGACCTTAAAACAGATAATACCAGTGCAACAGGTGGAAAATTTAACATTCCAACATTTGAAGGCTGTCTGGAAATCTCAAACAGTGAGAATGTTGAATTAAATTTGAGTGATAACTCCAAACAGGAAGATTTTAAGTTGAATGATAAGCCAGACGATTCAGGTGAATCTATAAGCAAAGAGCAGATTACACAGTTAGAGCTACAGGAAGATGTGGAAACGACAGGGCGGAAGACCATTGATTTACAGATGGACCTTGGTCAACCATTAGACACAACAGCCACTGGACAAAGTGATGTTAATGAAGGAAAAGAAGAAACTAAAAATGAAGATATTTCGGCAAATGTTGGAATTCACATGTCAGGTCTGGTGGTAGAGGAAACAGACAACATAGAAAATAATTCATCTTTCGAAAAAGATTCAACAAAATTTGAGGATGCTAATGTTTGGGTTAACATGAATTTAGATATGGATACAAATAAGTCTGATGCTGAAAAATTATTAGAAAGTGGAGGTGTATCACAACCAACGACAAATTTTAAAACCGACAATACTTGTCAAAGCGAACGCAACATCTCACTAAACATAGGAAATAAAGTTGATATTGGAAATCAAGGTGAAGATGATCTATATCCTATGGAGTTGGAAGTTCAAAATTGTGCAGGGGTTGATATCTCAAAAGATATTGCACTTAAAAGTAACAAATATGACAGTAAGATCGAGGAAGAGAGCAATTTGGGGTCTGTTGGCATTGATGTAGGCGTAACAAGAAATAACGATATGGATCAGTTTGTATTAGAAAATGGTCAAAAGATTGATATTGTAAATGATGCACAGACTTCCTGTATAACACAAGAAATAGGTGTTGATGCAGGATTTGAAGGAGAAGCTACAGAGGGTGTACCAATAGAAGATAAAAACCTAGAAATACAGTGGACAGGGAAAGATATTGCTTCATCATCTACTAGTTCGGATGATGAAGTGCTCAAGTTGTCAAAAGGGAAGAAACGCAAAAAGAAAAAGactaagaaaaaaacaaagaaaaacaaaggcATTTTTGGAAGTGGGTTCGCTAGACAGATATCTGGCGGAAAGAAGGAAAAGCCAGATTTAGAGTCTTTAGCAATCAGTCCAGACATTGAAGGAGATAATGAGTGTATTGCTTGGCAAGAAATACCTAAAAAAGCACAAGTTATTTTGGGTACGGATAGAATAGAAGCTGCAGAAAATATAAAGCCAGTAAAGAAAGAAGACCATAAAGTACTTGACTTAGGTACAACTATGGAGGCCGATTCAAAAGAGAGTaatactgaaaataaaatagttcacataaagtttgctcGGGCAGTTTCTAACTGTAGTGACCATAAACCAGTAAcatttgatgataataatgGTGATAAAACGGCAAACAAATCAGAAGATCTACGTATTGATGTGGATAAGGAAGATTTACAAACATCGGAAGGAATAGAATCGGAAAATAAACATAggaacaaaaagaaaaaagggTTCTTTTCCGGGTTCCACATGCCAGGTTTCGGAAGTAAGCACAAAAAGGGCAGTATTGATATGGAAGAAAGTATTGATAATTGTAATATAGCTATCGACATTAACATACAAGATACAAATAAAGGAATTGTTCTTAATAACGATAAAGGTAATTCTGAAACGTTTATCAAAAGCGTATCGATTCTAGATGATGATAAAGAATTTTCAGAAGACAGATACAGACCAGCTGTAGATGATGTGGATTGTGAAATTTCAAGCAAATCTTCAGAAGAAGATAAGCATGTGTTTGATATGAATTTAAAAGAGCGTAACAACAGAAAGATATGGAATATGAAAGACACTGCCATTTCAGATAGTTCAAGTGAAAACATTGATGCAGAGACTGAGGTATCACCTGAAATCAGTTTTAATGTTCCAGGTATTGAACGCAAGGATGTCGATTGTAACATAGGAGTCGAGACACCACAACATTTAGATTGTGATTTAAATACTACCTCAATAAATGTTGATCCAAAGTTTACAGTTGTAAAAGATTCAAATTTTGAAGGCAATGGCGAGATACGAGATTTAGACAAAGATGTAGATGAAAGTTGTCTTATTGAAAATGAATCAAATCTAGACATTTTAACAATATCTGATAATTGTGAAATTAATAACCAAGGAGAGAAAAATCGATTCAGTGGATTCAACATTCATATTCCACATTTTGGAGGAAGAAAAAACAATGAAATTGAATTATCACAACATGATGGAATTGATGTAGATATTATGCACCCAGAATTAAATGATTCTGTGTGTCCAGAAGAAAGTGAAATAGATGCAATTGCACAGGCAACTGATGTAAACCTAAAGGAGGAGATTGATGTAAAAAATCATAGCACTTCAGAATTGAAAGGTGATGTGTCAGGTGACTTTCCCATTGATATAAGTACAACAGAATCCTCAGATTTGAAAGAAGATGGAGTTCAACTTTCTTCTAaacatgaaaagaaaaagaaagggtTGTTCGCAAAGGGCATACAATTTCCCAAGTTTGGAGGGAAAAAACATCGGAATAAAATGATTGAAATTGAGGAGTCAAAAGTTGATACAGACATACCTCAGTCCAATCAAATTAATGATACCACATCCTCAATTGAAAAGGAAATAAAGGATGCTGATGCTGAAGTACAGATTTCTGTAATTTCAACCTCTTTGAATGTGGATGTTGAATTAAATGAAGACAACTTTGAAGAGTTTGAAACTCCAGAATTTGGAACAGATTTTCAACAAAAAGAGCTTGAATGTATTCCAGAAGAAGGTATTATGGAGAATGATAACGTTTCAAAAAGTAGGAGTAGCAGTTCAGATGATATCACTGACCATAATGATGACAACAATGCTAAGAATAAGAAGAAAGGATTCTTTAGTGGGATTAATATACATCTACCATCGTTTTCTTGGAAGAGAAATAAAGGTGTGGTGGATTGTGATTTAACTCCAATACCAGGTGTGAGCGATCAAGTTCAAAGTGGCGTAGGACTAAGTGAAGAAAAACCTGGCATAGAAGGCACAATAGAAATTCAAAAGGACACTAGCATTGAAGCAGATATTGATGCAGATATTGATATTGAGGTATTAAAGACAGATATTGATCCAGGTGTGTTACATTTAGAAGATAGGGATGTTTTAGCATTGGATACTATTGAGGAAAACCCAGATATTGAAGATTTAAGCCTAAAAGCTACTATTGATGAAGGAATTACTATCAACAGTGATGTTGAAATAGGTGCTGGTTATGATGACggaaatggaaataaagaaaaagaaatcaaGAAATCTAAACCCCACAAAAAGAAAGGCCTGCTAGGAGGCATTCATATCCCAAGAATTGGggataaaaagaaaaaggatAATTTGATAGATGATTTAACAACATGTTCACCAGATGTTGATATTAAGGCAGAACATGATAAACGTATTGATACTAACAATCTGGTAGTGTCAGAATTACCAGAATCAAATCTTGATAGAGAGGAATTACAAGTATGTATGCCCGATGTTGATGCAAGAGTTCAGAGTCAGAAATTAAGAACAAATGCTGTTGTCGAAACCAATAATGAGGTTGAATGCCAACTACCTGAAGTTTTGGACTATCCAACAGAGGATGctgaaattaaaattgatgtggatgagaatgaaataaaattgcATCCACAACTTCATATAAACATAAATATGGACAATAAGGGAGAGAATATCGATATACCAACACAAAATTTGGAGATGGAAAACGTACCAAAACATGAAACAGAAAACATCAATGTAACAGTTCCCGATATTGGTAATGTTCTGCTAAACAAAGAAAGCTCAAGTATAGTTTCTGAAGGGGAAACTCCAGAACTTCATACCTCAGCTGAAATAAACATTGATCAACCTGAAACAAAAGAGATatctaattataatattaatctaGGGATTGAAACAGATCTTGAGGACGCAACAAAATTGGATACATGTAGGCCAACCTTACAAGACATTCAAGATTCAGAAGTTAATGTAGATAATCCTATCTTATTTGAAAATGAAGTAGATGCGAATATTAAATTGAGTGAACCAACCACAAAGAATGGTGTTGATTCTTATGATTTGGGAGAGTCTCAACCTTTAAGCGTTAACTTAAAAACAGACATAGACGAGATTGTCAAAACCAAACTAGAAAGTGATATTCAAATTGTCAAACAACCATCAACTGAAAAATTACAAACAGAATATTATATTCAACAATCTGAGAAATCCGCAACTCTTCCTCAAACCAAGTTAGACTTCAAGCCTAGGGTCAGTCGTGGCATTAGCATCGAGGGAAGTGTGAAAATGCGTTTACGGAAAGGAAGTTCAGAACCTGAGCTATCGAGtccaaaattaaagaaaaagaagaaacgTTTTACTTTACCTTCATTCAACTTTCCTAATTTGTGGAACCGAAAAAATAAaaccaacaaaataaatatggatACTGAAAATCTCAGACGCCCAAAATCGATGGAAGTTCTTCCTTCATCAACCAATGGTGTCGATGAAGATTTTAAGATTGAACCAAGACCATTGTCATTATCACTTCCTATTTCCATAGAAGAGGAGGACTCAACATTGCTTCCTAGTTCATCAGTTGATATTGAACCTGCCAGGAGTTTACCAGATATTTCTGTGGACAAGTCATTACAGGTTAAAAACTTAGAAAGTGAAATTGATGGAGGACAATTGGATGAAGTCATTAATTCAAAACctaaaaagaaaatcaaaatgccttcattaaatttcaaattatcaAAAAGTAAAAAGGAAAAAgtgtataaagaaaaaatagtaaTTGATCTGAAAGATGAATTGGATGGAGTTGACATGCAAAAACCTATCATTTCTGATGTGAAATTAAAAGGAGAAGCAGATACCTCAGATCCAGATCTCTCTCTGAATGCATCTGGCTTAGAATTACCATCCGACAGAGAAAACATATCAACTTCTGTAGAAGATGTTGTCGATACAATTGAATTAAGACCTCAAATAGAGGGTCAAGAAAGAAACAATTTGGATATGATAAAGATTGACACGGCAGAACATAAACAAGTTGATGTAATTATTAAAGATTCACACGAACCTTTAAAATTGAATATATCAAGTACTGGTGGTGGCATTACAGATATCAACAAGGATTTACCAAGTCCAGCATTTACTGCCTCTGATTCTGGACTTTCTTCAGGAGTTGGTGAAGGGGAAGTAAGCCTTCCAGGTTTTGGATGCCCAGAAGAATTCTCAGTAAATGCAGGAATTTCTGCAGAGGTTGATCCATCAGCAGATGTTTCTGCTATGGAGACCAGTTGCTCTAGTCAAGCTGACGAAGACATAAAAAGTTCTAGTTCCAGTCACTCTTTGGTAGAAAAGAATAAAAGAAAAGGTTTTAGACTGCCTAAGATAAGTTTCTCTGGGAAACGAAAGAGTAAAACCTTACCAGCTGTCGTCTCTCCATCAGGAACGGTCAAAGCACATAACTATTCTCTTTCGTCAGATGATTCGGTTTCAAAATTGAGTAAAGGGAAAAAGAGAAAAGACCTGAAAGATGAATCTATTTTTGATGATACAGATGAACATCTAAAATTATCTGGAGACGTGTCATTTAATTTGG AAGATGGGCCGTCAACAAGTACACCACTCAAGAGTGTACATCGCAACAACAGCAATGCATGTGATCCAGAAAATGCACCAGAACTACCAGAAGATCCAAGCATTTTACCAATTCAGTTTACCACAACCTACAAAGTGGTGATTGCAATAGACTTTGGTTCAACATTTAGTGGGTATGCATACTGCTTTCCGACAAATCCTGAAGAGATATTTGTAATGCGCAAGTGGCAGGGCGGAGATCCTGGAGTATGGAATACGAAGATGCCATCAACTTTACTTCTGACACCTGAAGGAGAGTTTCATTCGTTTGGTTTTGTTGCCAGGGATTTCTATCATGATATGGAACACAAAGAGGCTCAGAAATGGTTGTATTTTGATAACTTTAAAATGCCACTTCACACCAATCAG AATTTAGATCTCGATACGGAGATAGAGGCAGGCAATGGCATTCATGTACCAGCCATCAAGCTGTTTGAATTAGCCCTTGCATTCTTTAAGGACCGTGCATTAAAAGATGTGTCTGACCGCAGTGACCATCACGTGGACCAGCAGGACATTCGCTGGGTTCTGACCGTGCCAGCAATTTGGAAACAGCAAGCTAAACAGTTCATAAGGAAAGCAACTTATTTG GCTGGTATTGGTTCTCCGTCTAACCCAGATCAGTTGACAATTGCCCTGGAGCCAGAAGCTGCATCTATCTATATTCGTCAGCTTAAGAAAACAGAATTTGTGCCTgataaaagtaaaagaaaaagcATTATTGAAGTGGAAAATATGAATGCATCACTGTATACTGTTCCAGAGAATCTCACAAAAG GTTGTAGATACATTGTTGTAGACTGCGGTGGAGGAACTGTCGACATCACTGTCCATCAAATTGAAGATCATAATGGTCTAGTGGAAGTTCATAGGGCATCAGGAGGAACGTTTGGTTCGATCAGTGTTGATAGGCAGTTTCAAAAACTTCTGGTTGAGATCTGTGGACAAGATTTTATTGATGAGTTCAAA GTAAAACGGCCAGCTGGATGGGTGGATCTAATGATAGCATTTGAAGCAAGAAAACGAAACATACAGCCATGGAAAAGCAACCCATTGAATGTGTCGCTCCCATTCTCATTCATTGACTATTACAAAAAGTTTACAAAGACGTCAACAGTTGAAAATGCATTGAAAGATTACAACAGTGAAGATGTGAAATGGTCTCCTCAag GAATGATACGTTTCTCGTTAGAAGGAATGCAGTCCCTTTTCCAACCATCTATAAATAACATCACAGAATGCATCGAACAAGTATTGAATGAACCAAACATTGGAAACATTTCTCACCTTTTCATAGTCGGAGGCTTTGCTGAATCGCCTTTTGTTAAAAACACAATACGCAACCAATTCCAAGATCGCCTACAGGTGATCATTCCTCCGGACGTTACGATGGCGGTCTTGAAAGGCGCGGTAATGTACGGTATGGATCCTACGGTTATTAGAGTACGTAAATCGAAGTTGACGTACGGTGTCGGCGTGCTGAACAAGTTTGATTCACAAAAGCACCCGCAGAAAAAGAAAGTTGTCAAAGATAATGTAGAATGGTGCTTAGATGTTTTTGACAAGTTGGTTGAGGTTGATCAGGCAGTCCAAACTGGCGAAAAAGTATGTCGGAGTTACACGCCTGCAAAACCAGATCAAAAAGAGATTTTAATCAGTATTTATTGTAGCGAGAAGAAGAACGTTAAATTTATCACAGATGCAGGCGTTAAAAAGTTTGGAAcattaaaaattgatttgtcAATGATAGAACAATTGAATGATTTGCAACGACGAGAAATTCGGCTTACAATGCAGTATGGCGACACCGAGATTAAAGTTAGCGCGTTGGACGTTCTTACTGGTCACTGTGTCAAAGTAAACATAGACTTTgaagaaaatgtaaattaa
- the LOC140047912 gene encoding NAD-dependent protein deacylase sirtuin-5, mitochondrial-like: protein MKYLCKLIGLSNFHSRYLLTTAIQVKMVSPRPSSDYATFREYFQKAKHIVVMTGAGCSAESGIPTFRGAGGLWRTYRAQDLVSPTAFADNPSLVWEFYSHRREVAASKEPNKAHIAIAECEARLARQGRTVVVITQNIDELHRRAGSLKVLEIHGSLYKTRCTKCGIILSNYNNPIVPALAGRGSPDPNAKGDRIPVEDLPRCGECSALTRPDVVWFGEPLCPDTLMEIEKHLEKCDLYLVVGTSSVVYPAAAFRPYDSKVPTAEFNLEDTPATSRFHFHFKGPAGETLPKAIERHPSEPN, encoded by the exons atgaaatatttgtgTAAATTGATAGGCCTATCTAACTTCCATTCGAGATATCTCCTGACAACAGCAATACAAGTAAAAATGGTATCTCCTCGTCCAAGTTCAGACTATGCTACTTTTCGTGAATATTTCCAGAAAGCAAAACACATTGTTGTAATGACAGGAGCAGGGTGTAGTGCAGAGAGTGGCATCCCAACTTTTAGAGGAGCTGGAGGACTCTGGAGAACCTACCGTGCTCAG gATTTAGTCAGTCCTACTGCCTTTGCggataatccatcacttgtgtGGGAGTTTTATAGCCATCGTCGTGAAGTAGCTGCATCGAAGGAGCCAAACAAGGCACACATT GCTATAGCAGAATGTGAGGCACGACTTGCAAGACAAGGACGAACAGTTGTTGTTATCACACAGAACATTGATGAACTTCATCGCCGTGCTGGATCTTTAAAAGTCTTAGAGATTCATG GATCTCTATACAAGACCAGATGTACAAAATGTGGTATTATTCTCAGCAATTACAACAATCCCATAGTTCCTGCTCTTGCTGGTAGAGG ttCACCAGATCCAAATGCAAAAGGTGACAGAATACCTGTAGAAGATTTACCAAG GTGCGGTGAATGTTCAGCACtcaccaggcccgacgttgtctGGTTTGGTGAACCACTTTGTCCAGACACACTAATGGAAATTGAGAAACATCTTGAAAAATGCGATCTTTATTTGGTG GTGGGCACCTCATCTGTTGTGTACCCTGCTGCTGCCTTTAGGCCGTACGATAGCAAGGTGCCAACTGCCGAGTTTAACTTGGAAGATACTCCGGCAACAAGCCGATTTCA TTTCCACTTCAAAGGGCCTGCTGGAGAAACCTTGCCAAAAGCAATTGAGAGACATCCATCGGAACCAAATTAG
- the LOC140046354 gene encoding transmembrane protein 230-like, which translates to MTKKNANDSSLKYVRMKNESEFSDLQWKTLDEPKIPKRSILIAFLLFVMGTILLTVGVLLFTNTWFDVKYHDRTWPVIVIGCILFIPGAYHVRLAYYAYKGYKGYKFDDIPDYDDE; encoded by the exons ATGACGAAGAAGAATGCCAACGATAGCAGCTTGAAATATGTGCGTATGAAGAATGAGAGTGAGTTCTCTGATCTCCAA tgGAAGACTCTTGATGAACCAAAGATCCCTAAAAGGTCCATTCTCATTGCCTTCCTTCTGTTTGTGATGGGAACCATTTTGTTAACAGTCGGAGTCCTTCTGTTTACCAACACATGGTTTGACGTCAAATACCACGATCGTACTTGGCCAGTGATAGTCATCGGATGTATCCTGTTCATTCCTGGTGCTTACCACGTCCGTCTAGCTTACTACGCTTACAAGGGATATAAAGGTTACAAGTTTGATGACATACCAGATTATGATGATGAGTGA